The Candidatus Kryptobacter tengchongensis genome contains a region encoding:
- a CDS encoding Regulator of protease activity HflC, stomatin/prohibitin superfamily, which produces MTPMIIALIIAAGISIYGSIAGKTKQTIPISIAVLIIGLLFASIVTVPAGHVGVLTLFGKVDPQELPEGLHMINPLKSLHVMSIRTQEIFEHAEVPSKEGLSVGLEVSLLYHIEPTMASDIYRTLGENYDAVLIVPMLRSAIRNVTVYHEAKELYTSGRELIAGQIFNELDKALRARGIIVEAVLLRKIVLPEQVQQAINNKLAAEQEAERMKFVILREEQEAKRKRIEAQGIADFQNIVRQGIDERLLKWKALETVNELAKSPNTKFIILGDKSGLPIIVQP; this is translated from the coding sequence ATGACGCCAATGATCATTGCACTAATAATTGCAGCAGGAATATCAATTTACGGATCAATCGCTGGAAAAACAAAACAAACAATTCCAATATCAATCGCAGTCTTAATAATCGGATTACTTTTCGCTTCAATTGTAACTGTCCCAGCAGGACATGTTGGAGTGTTGACATTATTCGGAAAGGTTGACCCTCAAGAATTACCTGAAGGATTACACATGATAAACCCACTTAAATCACTTCATGTTATGTCAATCAGGACACAAGAAATTTTTGAACACGCTGAAGTTCCAAGCAAAGAAGGTTTAAGCGTAGGTCTTGAGGTATCCCTGTTATACCACATTGAGCCGACCATGGCAAGCGATATTTATAGAACCCTTGGGGAAAATTACGATGCGGTGCTTATAGTTCCAATGCTTAGATCTGCAATAAGAAATGTCACTGTTTATCACGAAGCTAAAGAACTTTACACATCTGGGCGTGAGCTCATCGCAGGACAAATCTTCAATGAACTTGACAAGGCATTGAGAGCAAGGGGAATAATAGTTGAAGCGGTGCTATTAAGAAAAATTGTTTTACCTGAACAAGTTCAACAGGCAATAAACAATAAACTTGCAGCCGAACAGGAAGCTGAAAGAATGAAATTTGTCATCTTGAGGGAGGAACAAGAAGCAAAACGAAAAAGAATTGAAGCACAAGGTATTGCTGACTTCCAAAACATTGTCCGACAGGGCATTGATGAAAGACTTCTGAAATGGAAAGCACTTGAAACAGTAAATGAACTAGCTAAATCTCCAAATACAAAGTTTATAATCCTTGGAGATAAATCAGGACTGCCAATAATAGTTCAACCATAA
- a CDS encoding GTP cyclohydrolase I has protein sequence MADGNRDEKLVITKPDVEKISELIKELLIELGEDPNREGLKKTPVRVAKAFEYLTKGYREDIEKVLNGAIFTEKYNEMVIVKNIDFFSLCEHHLLPFYGKVHIAYIPNGKIVGLSKIPRIVEVFSRRLQVQERLTQQIADVLNEYLNPKGVAVVIEARHLCMIMRGVEKQNSVATTSAMHGIFAEDVKTRNEFMHLISQDLT, from the coding sequence ATGGCTGACGGAAATAGAGATGAAAAACTCGTTATCACAAAACCTGATGTTGAAAAAATAAGCGAGCTGATAAAGGAACTTCTCATTGAGCTTGGTGAAGATCCAAATAGAGAGGGGCTTAAGAAAACCCCTGTTCGTGTCGCAAAGGCGTTTGAGTATCTTACGAAGGGTTATCGTGAGGATATAGAAAAAGTTTTAAATGGTGCAATTTTCACCGAAAAGTATAATGAGATGGTCATAGTAAAAAACATTGATTTTTTTAGCCTATGTGAGCATCATCTCCTTCCTTTTTATGGCAAAGTTCATATTGCTTATATACCGAACGGGAAAATAGTCGGGTTGAGTAAGATTCCCAGAATAGTTGAGGTTTTCAGCCGTCGTCTTCAGGTTCAGGAGAGATTAACACAGCAGATTGCAGATGTGTTGAATGAATATCTAAATCCCAAGGGGGTTGCAGTTGTTATTGAAGCAAGGCATCTTTGCATGATAATGCGTGGGGTTGAAAAACAAAATTCAGTTGCAACGACAAGTGCGATGCATGGGATATTTGCGGAAGATGTGAAGACGAGGAATGAATTTATGCATTTAATAAGTCAAGATTTAACATAG
- a CDS encoding 3-oxoacyl-[acyl-carrier protein] reductase: MLLKDKVAIVTGASRGIGKAIAILFAKEGAKISAIARTEEDLKKLKLEIESFGGICSVFKGDVSDEGDVKRTVEETVKEFRKIDILVNNAGFGIYKPVVELTTEEFDSMVRVNFRGVFLFTKYVLPYMMKQNSGVIINISSIAGTLGVKNMAVYSATKWAVNGFTESIMHEVREYNIRVASLCPGSVDTNFSAVAGSNPPAPDKVLKPEDVAQTALAIATLPERAMLSHLILRPTNPR, from the coding sequence ATGCTTCTCAAGGATAAAGTTGCAATCGTAACTGGGGCGAGCAGAGGGATTGGGAAAGCGATCGCCATTTTGTTTGCAAAGGAAGGGGCAAAAATTTCGGCAATTGCGAGGACGGAAGAAGATTTGAAAAAATTGAAATTGGAAATTGAATCATTTGGTGGGATATGTTCAGTTTTTAAAGGCGATGTGTCTGATGAAGGTGATGTGAAGAGAACAGTTGAGGAAACAGTCAAGGAATTTAGAAAAATTGATATACTTGTTAATAATGCTGGCTTTGGGATTTATAAACCTGTGGTTGAGCTTACCACAGAAGAATTTGATAGCATGGTTAGGGTGAATTTTCGTGGCGTTTTCCTTTTTACTAAATATGTCCTGCCTTATATGATGAAGCAAAATTCAGGGGTGATCATCAATATCTCGTCAATAGCTGGGACGCTTGGGGTTAAGAATATGGCTGTTTATTCAGCAACTAAATGGGCTGTGAATGGATTTACAGAATCAATAATGCATGAGGTCAGGGAATATAACATAAGGGTTGCCTCTTTATGTCCTGGTTCTGTTGATACAAATTTTTCAGCGGTTGCTGGTTCAAATCCGCCTGCGCCAGATAAAGTTTTAAAACCAGAAGATGTAGCACAAACTGCTCTTGCCATTGCAACTTTGCCAGAACGAGCAATGTTAAGTCACTTAATTTTAAGACCAACGAACCCAAGATGA